In Zunongwangia profunda SM-A87, the following proteins share a genomic window:
- a CDS encoding ATP-binding protein, translating to MSKTAYSAQQVNITNCDREPIHIIGKAQEHGVIVVCDLNSFHVSQCSENIEDILGIPHANVLGLPLKQALSKKVAKSFKKKFRNDESLLPEKLKIGEQKFLCIPSISGDHLIIDVEPSGKSIDPIRFQEQLTKILTELDESESVNEMCQQAALLVKHLFDYDRIMIYKFDEEWNGEVVAEVKEPELESWLGLHYPATDIPKPAREIFMKQGVRIISDVHYKASPITPEISPLTGQPLDISNSELRAVSPIHIEYLQNMKVGASLTAAIVLNGELWGLVACHHYSPKFINYHQRQSCLFLTQVFSNKLALKTTKTFLENTAKSDEVRKKLVLQMTSIKNIADALYRFDPKFTDIIECSGGALVMDGEIYLAGVTPTRTEIKQLCDEILAEKEVYFSTKSLLSIYPKAKDYKNKASGILSVQIGEQDGNYIMWFRPEAKETVSWGGNPEKKAYVKDGVEYLTPRKSFERWTEKVAGVAKAWEEYDFEAVGTLRESIVHVLVKQQKDKIDSLNEQLLEANKELETFSYSVSHDLRAPLRGIDGYARILRDHYMDRLDGYSQKAVNTIVKSASEMDTLIDDILSYSRVGQTQLSKQVLSMKQIVENALDAQNAERNYPRTTIKIAEKLPKIMGDRRMISQLVNNLISNALKYSGKKENPVVEIGFDQQEDEVIYFIKDNGVGFDPKHKDKIFEVFSRVATDDFTGSGIGLSIAKKVVDKHKGALWVETIPGEGSTFYFSLPDIED from the coding sequence ATGAGTAAAACTGCTTATAGCGCACAACAGGTAAATATCACAAATTGTGACAGGGAACCTATACATATTATAGGTAAAGCGCAGGAACATGGTGTTATAGTTGTTTGTGATTTAAATTCTTTCCATGTTTCGCAATGCAGTGAAAATATTGAAGACATTCTGGGAATTCCACATGCCAATGTTTTAGGGTTGCCTTTAAAACAGGCTTTATCCAAAAAAGTGGCAAAGTCTTTTAAAAAGAAGTTTAGAAATGATGAATCTCTTTTGCCCGAAAAACTGAAAATAGGAGAGCAAAAATTTTTATGTATTCCGTCTATTTCCGGTGATCATCTTATTATAGATGTGGAACCTTCAGGTAAATCCATAGATCCTATTCGTTTTCAGGAACAGCTTACTAAAATCTTAACTGAATTAGACGAATCTGAATCAGTAAACGAGATGTGCCAACAGGCTGCTTTGCTGGTAAAACATTTGTTCGATTACGATCGGATAATGATCTATAAGTTTGATGAAGAATGGAATGGCGAAGTTGTTGCTGAAGTAAAAGAACCTGAACTGGAAAGCTGGCTTGGATTGCATTATCCCGCAACCGATATTCCTAAACCTGCCAGGGAAATTTTTATGAAACAGGGAGTAAGAATTATTAGTGATGTGCATTATAAAGCATCACCAATAACTCCTGAAATTTCTCCGCTAACCGGACAGCCATTGGATATTTCGAATTCAGAGTTAAGAGCGGTATCCCCGATTCATATTGAATATTTGCAGAATATGAAGGTGGGAGCTTCACTTACGGCCGCGATTGTTTTGAATGGTGAATTGTGGGGACTGGTAGCCTGCCACCATTACTCTCCTAAATTTATTAATTATCATCAGCGGCAATCCTGTTTGTTTTTAACACAGGTTTTTTCTAATAAACTGGCCTTAAAGACCACCAAAACCTTTTTAGAAAACACCGCTAAGTCAGATGAGGTTAGAAAGAAATTGGTGTTGCAAATGACATCAATTAAGAATATCGCAGATGCGCTATATCGTTTTGACCCTAAATTTACTGATATTATCGAATGTAGCGGTGGAGCTTTGGTGATGGATGGTGAGATTTATCTGGCTGGAGTTACACCCACAAGAACTGAAATAAAGCAATTATGCGATGAAATTTTAGCAGAAAAAGAGGTATATTTTTCAACAAAATCACTGTTATCTATATACCCAAAAGCTAAAGATTATAAAAATAAGGCTTCTGGGATTCTTAGTGTACAAATAGGGGAACAGGATGGGAATTACATCATGTGGTTTAGACCTGAAGCTAAAGAGACTGTAAGCTGGGGAGGAAATCCAGAGAAAAAAGCTTACGTAAAAGATGGAGTGGAATATTTAACCCCAAGGAAATCTTTTGAGCGTTGGACAGAAAAAGTAGCAGGGGTTGCTAAAGCCTGGGAGGAATATGATTTTGAGGCAGTAGGCACTTTAAGAGAAAGTATTGTTCATGTTTTAGTCAAGCAACAAAAAGATAAAATAGATAGTCTTAATGAGCAACTATTAGAAGCCAACAAAGAACTTGAAACTTTTAGTTATAGTGTTTCTCATGATCTTCGGGCACCCTTGCGGGGAATCGATGGTTATGCCAGGATTCTTAGGGATCATTATATGGACAGGCTGGATGGTTACAGCCAAAAGGCCGTAAATACCATCGTAAAATCTGCGTCTGAAATGGATACGCTTATTGATGATATTCTATCCTATTCCAGGGTAGGGCAAACACAGCTTTCTAAACAGGTATTATCGATGAAGCAAATTGTGGAAAATGCACTCGATGCTCAAAATGCTGAACGTAATTACCCAAGAACCACTATAAAAATCGCTGAAAAATTACCCAAGATTATGGGCGATCGCAGGATGATTTCACAATTAGTAAACAATCTTATTTCCAATGCTTTAAAGTATAGCGGAAAAAAAGAAAATCCGGTAGTTGAAATAGGCTTTGATCAGCAAGAAGACGAAGTTATTTATTTTATCAAAGATAACGGCGTAGGATTTGATCCCAAACATAAGGACAAAATTTTTGAAGTCTTTTCACGGGTCGCTACCGACGATTTTACAGGCTCTGGAATAGGACTTTCGATTGCTAAAAAAGTGGTAGATAAACATAAGGGGGCGTTATGGGTAGAAACAATTCCTGGCGAAGGCTCTACTTTTTATTTTAGCCTGCCGGACATTGAAGATTAG
- a CDS encoding response regulator: MIKTALKILLVEDYEVDADLITMQIHKIVENPEIKLVDNVEDCKNKLHNFVPDVVLSDYNLPTCTGLDILKLVKEFDSSLPFIFVTGTIDDDELAANTILSGASGFILKKHMNNLGEKLKPLLKKVVFNMLEQEELREKIRRNKIAVNQIYQYLDEINAENEEQRLSLNKIRANIESITLEKNDAADA, encoded by the coding sequence ATGATAAAGACCGCACTGAAAATATTGCTGGTAGAAGATTATGAGGTAGATGCCGATCTTATCACGATGCAGATTCATAAAATTGTAGAAAATCCTGAAATTAAACTTGTAGATAATGTAGAGGATTGTAAGAATAAACTACACAATTTCGTTCCGGATGTTGTATTATCAGATTATAATTTGCCCACCTGTACGGGATTGGATATTCTAAAGCTGGTTAAAGAGTTTGACAGCAGCCTTCCGTTTATATTTGTTACGGGAACCATAGATGACGACGAACTTGCCGCAAATACTATTTTATCTGGTGCCTCTGGTTTTATATTGAAAAAGCATATGAATAACCTGGGAGAAAAATTAAAGCCATTACTTAAAAAAGTAGTGTTTAATATGCTCGAACAGGAAGAACTTCGTGAAAAAATACGTCGTAATAAGATCGCGGTAAATCAAATTTATCAATATCTGGATGAGATTAATGCCGAAAATGAAGAGCAACGCTTAAGCCTTAATAAAATTAGAGCCAATATAGAAAGCATAACCCTCGAGAAAAATGATGCTGCAGACGCTTAG
- a CDS encoding biliverdin-producing heme oxygenase encodes MMLQTLRDQTSVLHKEIEKDNTAGLIMDHSITLEEYKLLLLQNYLAYKVVEDEIKRFEPEFSTDKSQRLAEDLRILDIDFKSPLAYFKDDFYCNDSIEALGAAYVLEGSAMGGMLIAKELQHCKNLASIGTHHFFNGERKNVQGWKEFMKKVNSREFSEEETQKATLKAKETFRFFGKTFDYRPQFTL; translated from the coding sequence ATGATGCTGCAGACGCTTAGAGATCAAACATCGGTTTTACATAAAGAAATCGAAAAAGATAATACTGCAGGCTTGATCATGGATCACAGTATTACGTTGGAAGAATATAAATTATTATTACTCCAAAACTATTTGGCCTACAAGGTAGTGGAAGACGAAATAAAACGATTTGAGCCTGAATTTAGTACGGATAAAAGCCAGCGTTTGGCGGAAGACTTAAGGATACTTGATATTGATTTTAAATCGCCATTAGCTTATTTTAAGGATGATTTTTATTGCAATGATAGTATTGAAGCTTTAGGAGCTGCTTATGTTTTAGAAGGTTCTGCCATGGGCGGAATGTTGATAGCTAAAGAACTTCAACATTGTAAAAATTTAGCTTCCATTGGTACGCATCACTTCTTTAACGGCGAGCGTAAAAATGTACAGGGCTGGAAAGAGTTTATGAAAAAAGTGAATTCCAGGGAATTTTCAGAAGAAGAAACTCAAAAAGCAACACTAAAAGCAAAGGAAACTTTCCGGTTTTTTGGGAAAACATTTGATTATAGACCGCAATTTACACTTTGA